The following coding sequences lie in one Glycine soja cultivar W05 chromosome 16, ASM419377v2, whole genome shotgun sequence genomic window:
- the LOC114390890 gene encoding U4/U6 small nuclear ribonucleoprotein Prp31 homolog produces MATLADSFLADLDELSDNEAEIPEDNDVDAADMEEDVDGDLADLENLNYDDLDSVSKLQKTQRYTDIIQKVEEALHKKESEVLFQVVDIEDDPEYQLIVDCNALSVDIENEIVIIHNFIRDKYRLKFPELESLVHHPIDYARVVKKIGNEMDLTLVDLEGLLPSAIIMVVSVTASTTTGKPLPEEVLSKTVEACDRALDLDSAKKKVLDFVESRMGYIAPNLSAIVGSAVAAKLMGTAGGLASLAKMPACNVQLLGAKKKNLAGFSTATSQFRVGYLEQTEIFQTTPPSLRMRACRLLAAKSTLAARVDSIRGDPSGKTGRAFKDEIHKKIEKWQEPPPAKQPKPLPVPDSEPKKKRGGRRLRKMKERYAITDMRKLANRMQFGVPEESSLGDGLGEGYGMLGQAGSGKLRVSVGQSKLAAKVAKKFKEKNYGSSGATSGLTSSLAFTPVQGIELTNPQAHAHQLGSGTQSTYFSETGTFSKIKRT; encoded by the exons GCTACGCTTGCCGATTCTTTTCTCGCCGACCTTGATGAACTATCTGATAACGAGGCTGAAATTCCC gAGGATAACGATGTGGATGCCGCAGACATGGAAGAGGATGTCGATGGCGACCTTGCCGACCTAGAAAACCTCAACTATGATGACTTGGACAGTGTTTCCAAGTTGCAGAAAACCCAGAGGTACACTGATATTATCcag AAAGTGGAAGAGGCACTTCATAAAAAGGAGTCTGAGGTCTTGTTTCAGGTGGTGGATATAGAAGATGATCCTGAATACCAGCTGATAGTGGATTGCAATGCACTGTCAGTTGacatagaaaatgaaattgttatTATTCACAACTTTATTCGGGACAAGTATCGTTTGAAATTTCCGGAGCTTGAGTCGCTGGTGCATCACCCGATTGATTATGCGCGCGTTGTTAAGAAGATAGGAAATGAAATGGATCTCACTCTTGTGGATTTAGAAGGGCTTTTACCCTCGGCTATTATTATGGTTGTCTCTGTTACAGCATCAACTACAACTGGCAAGCCTCTTCCAGAAGAAGTGCTTAGCAAGACAGTTGAGGCCTGCGATCGAGCTCTTGATCTTGACTCAGCAaagaagaaagttcttgatTTCGTTGAGAGTAGGATGGGCTACATTGCACCCAATCTTTCTGCTATAGTTGGGAGTGCTGTTGCAGCCAAACTCATGGGGACAGCTGGTGGTCTAGCATCTCTTGCAAAGATGCCTGCTTGTAATGTTCAGCTTCTTGGTGCCAAGAAAAAGAATCTTGCTGGGTTCTCCACAGCAACATCTCAATTTCGTGTAGGTTACCTTGAGCAAACAGAAATATTTCAGACTACTCCTCCTTCTCTAAGGATGCGAGCATGCCGACTCCTGGCTGCAAAGTCTACACTTGCAGCACGAGTAGATTCTATACGCGGGGATCCATCTGGAAAAACTGGAAGGGCTTTCAAGGACGAGATCCacaaaaaaattgagaagtggCAGGAGCCCCCCCCTGCTAAGCAACCAAAACCACTTCCAGTTCCTGATTCTGAGCCTAAAAAGAAGAGAGGTGGTCGTCGTCTTAGGAAGATGAAGGAAAG GTATGCAATAACAGACATGAGGAAGTTAGCCAATAGGATGCAATTTGGAGTCCCAGAAGAGAGTTCATTAG GAGATGGTCTGGGTGAGGGCTATGGAATGCTTGGTCAGGCTGGCAGTGGCAAGCTTCGTGTGTCTGTTGGTCAAAGCAAACTTGCAGCAAAAGTTGCTAAAAA ATTCAAGGAAAAGAATTATGGTAGTAGTGGTGCTACCTCTGGTTTGACATCAAGTCTTGCATTCACACCAGTGCAG GGTATTGAGCTGACAAATCCACAGGCTCATGCACACCAACTTGGTAGTGGAACTCAAAGCACTTATTTCTCTGAAACAGGAACATTTTCAAAGATCAAGAGGACATGA